GTTAATAACACAAAAGGTGTATTGGATTTTAATTCCGCATCATATTTTAACAATTCAGAACTAATCACATCACCGCCTAAGGTATCTACTTTTAAGCGAAACACATCATTTTCAAGGGTAATTACACGCCCTTTTACTTGTGTATCGGTAGCGATTGCGGCGGTTGAAGAAGAACTTGCCGGAACATCAGAAGTGTTCGTAGGCGTTGTGGTTTGCGCTTGTTCAGTGGCAACCGGCTGAGGAGTGTTATAATCCATTTGCCATTGCTGATAAACAAGAAAAGAAATAAAGAGTAGTGCTAGCACTAAGAGGCTACGTCTTGAATCCATTATTTTTTCTCTTTTTTGTTATTAATATTCGGCGGCACAGGATCGTATCCGCCAGCGTTCAAAGGATGACATTTTAATATACGTTTGACTGTAAGCCAACTACCTTTTGCAGCGCCATGCATTTTTAATGCTTCCAGTGCATAGCAAGAACAGGTTGGTGTG
This portion of the [Pasteurella] aerogenes genome encodes:
- the yidD gene encoding Putative membrane protein insertion efficiency factor, whose amino-acid sequence is MEKTPSFGAKILVGLVRFYQIVISPIIGPRCRFTPTCSCYALEALKMHGAAKGSWLTVKRILKCHPLNAGGYDPVPPNINNKKEKK